In Rutidosis leptorrhynchoides isolate AG116_Rl617_1_P2 chromosome 6, CSIRO_AGI_Rlap_v1, whole genome shotgun sequence, the DNA window TACAGATACAGTAGATTCACTACCGCTGATGTTAGCAAATGTTGGAAATAGCCGTCGATCTGCAATTTCTAGCCTGAATTGCCCTCCTATTGTTGCAGTAGAACTGTGTCGGGAACATTTGGTAGTCATTTAGCTACTTGATAATTTGAATAAACATACTTTTTGAATGTGATTTTTAACTAACATTATTGTTTGAGTTACAGGGTGTTCATCCTTGTGATCGCAGGAGAAGTGTCAGTGAATACCAATGCATGTTTCCTGCAATTGATTTTTCATTGGCAAGTGTTGTAACTTTCTTAAAACAGGAATAATTTGCAACCGTCTTATTTAGTTTAGAATAGcgtatctttttattattattatagatagaaAGCAATGAGGATGTTTTGTGGAAGGCGAATGTGAGGGAGACAAAAGAAGAGCTTGCATCTAGGGGAAAAAAGTTTCTAGATTGGTGAGTTCTTTTTTTTTTCGCTTTTATATACTACAACATTTACCTGGAGTGGCAGTTTTAACCCATTTACTTATGAATGGGTCGCTTTTATATACTACAACATCTTCTGTCCCAACCAAAATACAAAAACTTCCATTCTTGATTTTAATTCAGATCGCGTGTATCCAAGTCACATATATACTATGGTTTATTTATACAGGCTATGGACACGTGAAGAAAAGGAGATAGCGATTGTAACTCACAGTGGATTCTTGTTTCATACCCTGGCCACATTTGGCAATGACTGCCACCCGTTGGTGAAAAAAGAAATTACCAAACAGTAAGTCATAATGATCACTGCTTTGTAAAgtttaagcaaaaaaaaaaaaaaaaaaaaaaaaaaaaacactaatttTTATGTAATAGGATGTAATTTAAGCAGAGTCGCTATctaatataatttgaaattggtgatATTTATGTGCAGTTTCGCTAACTGTGAGCTTCGATCCATGATTATTGTTGACAAACGgtgattttcctttttcatttttcgttgcaattgtttttttttttttttttctatatttagaAGTTGATAATTGCATGTTTTTGCATTCTCCCAGCATGTTAGGATCAGATTCTTCAACAACTGATTATCCAGGAAAGATTCCTCCTGGACCAGATATTCCAAGTGATTTTGTTGATGAAAAGCTTGCAAACAATGAGCCGGTTTCTGAGTCCACCTAATCAGTGATATTCTACTAGTATATGAGTGGTTATTAAGTGGTGTTTCACATACTCTGTATATTATGATATGGATGAGGAGCTAATCAGGTTAATGCTACAGTTGACGATGCTTTGTTGCTACACTATGATGTTTTGATTTAGACAGTTATGCTATTATCTAGTCTGTTTGATTCCACCCCTTGAAAGTTGCAATCGGGTTGACTTATGTTTTCGAGAACTCCCAAAAGAGGGGAACATTGTGGGTGTTTGATTGTTCAACTTTTCCAATGGGAGTTGTGGAAAACAAActtttaatatttatattcaaatttTCCTATGCTGATAATGGTCAATTTTCTTATTAGTAGCTGACTACCAACTAAATACAGGACAAACATTAGCACATAAAGTGTAGCATGACTCAGATAGCAAGTTTGGGATGTCTAGATACAAAGAGTAGTATATGACAGGCTATGTATAAAATGTTGAAATATGATACAGGCTTCTTAGTCTCATTAAGTAGTTCCTGAAAGTACATTCACATAATAGAATAAGTACTATGGTTAGATATGCTTTGGTCGTACGGGTTGGGTTAAGGGTCAAAACAGGTTATAGTCAAAATGGGTCAATCTTGTACAGGCTGATCCAGGCTGGGTTGACCCGACTTTTGTTTCTAGTTAATGGTCTATAATTTAAATTCGTCTAAATCTTAAATgttttttcaactgttgttgataaAATAATTTAGCAGGTTAATGCAATCAAAATTCGCTTGTGACTCATTGGCTTCTTAAGTTTATTTGGACTTTTTATAGTGTAGCTAGAAGTGGCTCATCTAATTGTAGCCGGGTAAAATATACGTAGGCAACGGCTAGTTGGGAATAAGGAGTAAATATGAGAATGATAGATGTATTTGATTTATACATATAGACCCCATTGTGTTCAACTTTATGTGTTGTTTCGGTCTTAAATTCCCAACAAATGTTATTAGAGCTTCAAACATTGAAAACCTGGATCAGTGGCGAAAGAAAGTAAGTTTAGAAGTTAGCGATTTCACACTAAGGACTTCAACTTTTGGGAGATGTAAATAACGGACTATTTTTAACATAAAAAGTTTCATCACTCTTGTTAGAGACGAGACCTTGGAGCGTGAATAATTTTATGACAATTAAACATAAGTTTTAGTGACAAATACATATCAGAATACTCATAGGTTATAATATGCTGGAAAGTCACATTTGATACAAATGTCACCAAAGGGTCTTTGGCATAGTGTTATTGAGATAACTCATTAACCTTGAGGTTGTGAATTCGAGTCCTGAGACTATTTGTTGTATTAATTGAGTGTGTTTGTTTGCCGTTctaaaagataaaataaaaaatagTAACAAATGTCACATAATGTATTAAGGTATATCACATAAACTAGCAACCCAATGTCAATTGACATGTTCAACACTTGTAGCACACTTAAAAGTTATAACCATGTTATTCCTGATTTTTATCATAGTGTATATCATATCTGACAACAAATCTTCAACTTAAAATAGTGGGCTAAATCCTATTATTTGTTT includes these proteins:
- the LOC139851719 gene encoding phosphoglycerate mutase-like protein 1 → MDIGSTSSLYPLHRSKTIHLVRHAQGIHNVIGDKDYKAYMSPEYFDAELTRLGWQQVDNLHNHVYACGLTKKIDLVITSPLLRTMQTAVGVFGGEGYTDTVDSLPLMLANVGNSRRSAISSLNCPPIVAVELCREHLGVHPCDRRRSVSEYQCMFPAIDFSLIESNEDVLWKANVRETKEELASRGKKFLDWLWTREEKEIAIVTHSGFLFHTLATFGNDCHPLVKKEITKHFANCELRSMIIVDKRMLGSDSSTTDYPGKIPPGPDIPSDFVDEKLANNEPVSEST